From Bradyrhizobium symbiodeficiens, the proteins below share one genomic window:
- a CDS encoding oligosaccharide flippase family protein, whose translation MRVRRAFLWATFGRYIVTLINVAVAIVVARLIGPAAFGVSVLGSSAFVIAEALRELGGGAYLVQQKELTLKKIRTSITTSALVSIAISFCLYFAATPIAYLYGLPEVGPYIEVAAIGYLLGPFIFPAFALMSREMAFGSFALVNTSMSVVGGLTGICLAKLGFGYISLAWATVASAVVGSVLCFSLLPDRSIYLPSLGEWRGVLGFGTFDSAAALIAAVGEYAAYLVIGRALDSASVGIAQRAVLLSAFPERVILAGVGAVALPVFSRSAREKSDTKTIYLNALELITAAHWPCLIVLGVLAAPLVRLLLGPQWLEVAPLVSVLCVGAALSFAWTLQYPVLVALGAVRSLPLLVAGQAMLNIAAVAFGAGHGLLAIAWCLVGVVPLRALIAIAVVRQYLPFGWAELFVALRKSAALAIFSALGPIYLLMTHGGSEGLSMEVGVLSVLLAASGWSVGLALTRHPIRHELVRAAMMLKRSLEGRLSRTS comes from the coding sequence ATGCGCGTGAGGCGGGCCTTCCTGTGGGCTACGTTCGGACGATACATCGTTACGTTAATCAATGTCGCGGTCGCAATTGTCGTCGCAAGACTGATCGGACCTGCCGCCTTTGGCGTTTCAGTTCTCGGCAGCTCGGCTTTTGTCATCGCGGAGGCGCTGCGTGAACTGGGCGGAGGCGCCTATCTGGTTCAGCAGAAGGAGTTAACCCTCAAGAAGATCCGTACGAGCATCACGACGAGTGCTCTTGTGTCGATCGCGATATCGTTTTGCCTGTACTTTGCAGCCACGCCGATAGCTTATCTTTACGGGCTGCCGGAGGTCGGCCCCTACATTGAGGTAGCGGCTATCGGATATCTTCTCGGTCCCTTCATTTTTCCGGCTTTTGCGCTCATGAGCCGCGAGATGGCCTTTGGGTCCTTTGCCTTGGTGAACACATCGATGTCCGTCGTCGGCGGGCTCACGGGCATATGCTTGGCGAAACTTGGCTTCGGTTACATTTCGCTGGCTTGGGCGACTGTTGCGTCCGCGGTTGTGGGAAGTGTTCTTTGCTTTTCTCTTCTGCCAGATCGCTCGATATATCTTCCGTCGTTGGGCGAATGGCGCGGAGTGCTGGGATTTGGAACCTTTGATAGCGCGGCGGCCCTCATTGCAGCGGTTGGCGAGTATGCTGCCTATCTCGTCATCGGAAGGGCGCTGGACTCCGCGAGCGTGGGAATCGCGCAGCGGGCGGTCCTGCTATCCGCGTTTCCAGAGCGCGTGATACTTGCGGGCGTCGGCGCAGTTGCGCTCCCGGTCTTTTCGAGAAGCGCGCGTGAAAAGTCCGACACGAAGACAATCTATCTTAATGCGCTTGAATTGATCACTGCGGCACATTGGCCGTGCTTGATCGTGCTGGGCGTTCTCGCGGCGCCGTTGGTCAGGTTGCTGCTTGGACCTCAATGGCTCGAGGTGGCGCCACTTGTGTCAGTCCTCTGCGTTGGCGCGGCTCTCTCGTTCGCCTGGACTCTCCAGTACCCAGTGCTCGTCGCGCTGGGAGCAGTCAGATCTTTACCGCTTCTGGTAGCTGGGCAGGCCATGCTTAATATCGCAGCCGTTGCCTTTGGCGCAGGTCATGGCCTCTTAGCGATCGCGTGGTGCCTGGTCGGCGTAGTGCCCCTGAGGGCCTTGATCGCCATTGCTGTGGTTCGCCAGTATTTGCCCTTCGGCTGGGCTGAACTGTTCGTGGCGCTCCGAAAGAGTGCTGCTCTTGCAATCTTCAGCGCGCTCGGGCCAATCTATTTACTCATGACGCACGGCGGGTCGGAAGGCTTATCGATGGAAGTGGGGGTGCTCAGTGTATTGCTGGCAGCCTCGGGATGGAGCGTCGGCTTGGCCCTCACGCGACATCCAATTCGTCACGAACTGGTCCGTGCAGCAATGATGTTGAAACGGAGCCTTGAAGGACGGCTAAGTCGAACAAGCTAG